Proteins found in one Chaetodon auriga isolate fChaAug3 chromosome 12, fChaAug3.hap1, whole genome shotgun sequence genomic segment:
- the myo10 gene encoding unconventional myosin-X isoform X1: MDNFFTEGDRVWLREDEQYLPSTVSSCSGGVVVFATDYGQVYTYKQNALTRQKVQPMHHSSIRGVEDMATLEDLHDGAIMHNLFLRYQQRHIYTYIGSILAAVNPYQLLPGLYDRPAVERYSRHHLGEISPHIFAVANECYRSLWKRLKNQCVLISGESGAGKTESTKLILKFLSCMSQHSLEVSSRDRTSHVEEALLESSPIMEAFGNAKTVYNNNSSRFGKFVQLHFSQKGNIQGGRIVDYLLEKNRVVRQNPGERNYHIFYALLAGTNSQQREAFGLTHPDSYHYLRQSSCLADKTINDNGTFQDVLNSMRTMQFTEENIGEILRLLAGILHAGNIEFMTAGGAQVSSKSAALSRTSDLLGLNSDQLAEVLTHRSMILRGEEISTPLTVEQAVDSRDSMAMALYSQCFNWIIRKLNIRIRGREDFKSISILDIFGFENFEVNRFEQFNINYANEKLQEYFNKHIFSLEQLEYNKEGLVWVDINWIDNSECLDLVEKKLGLLALMNEESHFPKATDDTLLEKLHSQHSKNPFYVKPRVAVHYFGVKHYAGEVVYDVRGMLEKNRDTFRDDILNLLRESRLDFVYDLFEHVLSRNKQDTLKSSSKHRRPTVSSQFKDSLHSLMATLSTSNPYFIRCIKPNTHKMPDQFDQTLVLNQLRYSGMLETVKIRRIGFPIRRPFQDFCSRYKVLMRGVMLPGDPRGSCVQLLHLYDSSSAEWQLGKTKVFLRESLEHRLEKQREMEVLKAAMIIQAHVMGYMARKQYRKLLQCIVVIQKNYRAFYWRRKFLLLRWAALTFQKRVRGQLARRAYGQLLEERRRREEERRRRMEEEIERERQKLEAERITREAEEARRLDELRRSEALASLALPQPAVAAAASAGALEELESAEAVEEASEEEEVRPHEASQVEEILRLEREIQSLQRQKERQELSLTEASLNRLQLLRDQELRRLEDEACKAAQQFLDSLNFDEIDECVRNIESSLGVGEEDEKEKQGGRRRGSDEEEVDEGFGADDEAFKDSPNPSEHGHSDGQRTSGIRTSDDSSEEDPYANDGVVPPLPQTALLHQPLPLPPVPPVCHSVSSSGDSAYPQASSEAQSDDLVELIPPDEDSDYDQDDYDEGAIVSSGSLAFSNPRSGQWSPDYRGSVGTYNSSGAYRFSSEGAQSSFEDSEDDFDRFDTDDELSYRRDSVYSCVTLPYFHSFLYIKGGLMNTWKRRWCVLKDETFLWFRAKQEALKQGWLHKKGGGSSTLSRRNWKRRWFVLRQSKLMYFENDGEEKMKGVLDMHNAKEIIDNTGKENGIDIVMPERTYHLIAESAEDASQWFSVLSQVHGSTEQEIREMHDEQANPQNAVGTMDVGMIDSVCASDNPERPNSFVMITANRVLQCNADTPEEMHHWITLLQRSKGDTRVDGQEFIIRGWLHKEMKNSTKASLKLKKRWFLLTHNSLDYYKSSERNALKLGTLVLNSLCSVIQPDEKVFKETGYWNVIVYGRKHSYRLYCKLLNEATRWANSIQNVIDTKAPIDTPTQQLIQDVKENCLNSEVVEQIYKRNPILRYSHHPLHSPLLPLPYGDIHLSGQRNRSYTTLQDEALKVFSSLQHLEGVADPVPVIQGVLQTGQELKPLRDELFCQLIKQTTRPPQPGSPGNLCGWKILACMSCTFVPTRSILRYLKFHLKRTRELFPGSEMDRYAAFALDSLRKTRARENVPSQEEIRSIVARQDMSTTVHCHGGGSCKITINSHTTAGEVVEKLIRGLAMEDSRNMFALFEHNDTTEKAIESRTVVADVLAKFEKLSASADEQNTGWKFYFKLYCFLDTDNVPRDSVEFAFMFEQAHEAVIRGQYPAPEETLQFLAALRLQYLLGDHSSQVSVPEMSQVFPMARLRARVQNSAKTFAPGAGSVADRSGTSERKRSSFLEGTLRRSFRSGSLSRQKLEEENSLEAWMREEAAAVRTSVMDKWKKLQGMNQEQAMVKYMTLVKEWQGYGSTLFNVECRDGAFPSELWLGVSREAISVYKRGEPWPLEVFPYEQILSFGAPLPNAYKIAVEGRELVFETQMVMDIAKLMKAYISMIVKKRYSNCQSVSSHGSQCSAW, translated from the exons TGGAGAGAGCGGCGCTGGGAAAACAGAAAGCACCAAGCTGATCCTGAAGTTCCTGTCGTGCATGAGCCAGCACTCCCTGGAGGTTTCGTCCAGAGACAGGACGTCTCACGTGGAGGAGGCGCTGCTGGAGAGCAG TCCAATCATGGAGGCCTTTGGAAATGCCAAGACGGTCTACAACAACAACTCCAGCCGCTTCGGGAAGTTTGTCCAGCTGCATTTCAGCCAGAAGGGGAACATCCAGGGCGGCAGAATCGTTGACT ACCTCTTAGAAAAG AACCGAGTGGTCCGGCAGAACCCAGGAGAGAGAAACTACCACATCTTCTACGCCCTGTTAGCAGGAAccaacagccagcagagag AGGCGTTCGGGTTGACCCACCCTGACAGCTACCATTACCTGAGACAGTCCAGCTGCCTCGCGGACAAGACAATCAACGACAACGGCACTTTCCAGGACGTTCTG AATTCCATGCGAACGATGCAGTTCACAGAGGAGAACATCGGGGAGATCCTGCGCCTCCTGGCCGGGATCCTCCACGCTGGGAACATCGAGTTCATGACGGCCGGAGGAGCGCAGGTCTCCTCCAAATCAG CAGCTCTCAGCCGGACGTCTGACCTCCTGGGGCTGAACTCGGATCAGCTGGCCGAGGTCCTGACCCATCGGTCCATGATCCTCAGGGGCGAGGAGATCTCCACGCCGCTCACTGTGGAGCAG GCCGTCGACTCCAGAGACTCCATGGCCATGGCACTTTATTCTCAGTGTTTCAACTGGATCATCCGCAAGCTCAACATCCGCATCAGGGGCAGAGAAGACTTCAAGTCCATCAGCATCCTGGACATCTTTGGATTCGAGAACTTCGAG GTCAACCGCTTTGAGCAGTTCAACATCAACTATGCAAATGAGAAGCTTCAGGAGTATTTTAACAAGCACATTTTCTCCCTGGAGCAGCTTGAATACAACAA AGAAGGCCTGGTTTGGGTTGACATCAACTGGATCGACAACAGCGAGTGTCTGGATCTGGTGGAGAAG AAACTGGGGCTCCTGGCACTGATGAATGAGGAGAGCCACTTCCCCAAAGCCACAGACGACACCCTGCTGGAGAAGCTCCACAGCCAGCACTCA AAAAACCCTTTCTACGTGAAGCCTCGTGTTGCTGTTCACTACTTCGGAGTCAAGCACTATGCAGGAGAG GTGGTGTACGATGTGAGAGGGATGCTGGAGAAGAACAGAGACACTTTCAGAGACGACATCCTCAACCTGCTGAGGGAGAGCAG gTTGGACTTTGTCTACGATCTGTTTGAACACGTTCTGAGCCGAAACAAACAGGACACTCTGAAGAGCAGCTCCAAGCACAGGCGGCCCACCGTCAGCTCCCAGTTCAAG gACTCTTTGCACTCCCTGATGGCCACACTCAGCACCTCTAACCCGTATTTCATCCGATGCATcaaacccaacacacacaag ATGCCTGACCAGTTCGACCAGACGTTGGTTCTGAACCAGCTCAGATATTCCGGCATGTTGGAGACCGTCAAGATTCGGCGCATCGGCTTCCCCATCAGGAGACCTTTCCAGGACTTCTGCTCCAG GTACAAGGTGTTGATGCGGGGCGTGATGCTGCCAGGTGACCCCAGAGGGAGCTGCGTCCAGCTGCTGCACCTgtatgacagcagcagtgcagagtggcAGCTGGGAAAGACCAAG gtgTTTCTGCGGGAGTCTCTGGAGCATCGTctggagaagcagagggagatggaggtgCTGAAAGCGGCCATGATCATCCAGGCGCACGTCATGGGCTACATGGCCAG GAAGCAgtacaggaagctgctgcagtgcattgtggtCATTCAGAAGAACTACAGAGCTTTCTACTGGAGGAGGAAGTTCCTGCTCCTCCGCTGGGCAGCGCTCACCTTCCAGAAACGCGTGCGAGGCCAGCTGGCCCGCCGGGCCTACggccagctgctggaggagaggaggaggagggaggaggagcgccgcaggaggatggaggaggagataGAGAG ggagagacagaagctGGAGGCCGAGAGGATCACCAGAGAG GCTGAGGAGGCCAGACGACTGGACGAGCTGCGTCGCTCCGAGGCCTTAGCCTCTCTGGCTCTGCCTCAGCCTGCAGTcgcagctgcagcatcagcgGGCGCGTTGGAGGAGTTGGAGTCAGCAGAGGCCGTCGAGGAGGcgtctgaagaggaggaggtccGTCCTCACGAGGCGTCTCAGGTAGAGGAGATCCTGCGACTGGAGCGGGAGATCCAGTCGCTGCAGAGGCAGAAGGAGCGTCAGGAGCTCTCTCTGACCGAGGCCTCCCTCAACCGCCTGCAGCTCCTCCGTGACCAGGAGCTCAGGCGTCTGGAGGACGAGGCCTGCAAGGCGGCGCAGCAGTTCCTCGACTCGCTGAACTTCGACGAGATCGACGAGTGCGTGAGGAACATTGAGAGTTCCTTGGGAGTCGGCGAAGAGGACGAGAAGGAGAAACAGGGCGGACGGAGGAGAGGCAGCGACGAGGAAGAGGTCGATGAAGGGTTTGGGGCCGACGACGAAGCCTTCAAAGACTCGCCGAACCCGAGTGAGCACGGCCACTCGGACGGCCAGCGGACAAGCGGGATCCGAACAAGCGATGACTCGTCTGAAGAAGATCCATACGCCAACGATGGCGTGGTCCCACCCCTGCCGCAAACCGCCCTGCTCCACCAGCCGCTGCCTCTACCACCGGTGCCCCCCGTCTGCCACAGCGTCTCCTCCAGCGGGGACTCGGCCTACCCCCAGGCTTCATCCGAGGCCCAGTCTGACGACCTGGTGGAGCTCATACCGCCGGACGAGGATTCGGACTACGACCAGGACGACTACGACGAGGGCGCCATCGTGTCCAGCGGCAGCTTGGCCTTCTCCAACCCTCGCAGCGGCCAGTGGTCCCCCGACTACCGCGGCTCAGTAGGAACCTACAACAGCTCAGGGGCTTACCGCTTCAGCTCGGAGGGGGCTCAGTCGTCG TTTGAGGACAGCGAGGACGACTTTGACAGATTCGACACGGATGACGAGCTGTCGTATCGGCGGGACTCCGTCTACAGCTGCGTCACGCTCCCGTACTTCCACAGCTTCCTCTACATCAAAG gcGGTCTGATGAACACGTGGAAGCGGCGCTGGTGTGTCCTCAAGGACGAGACCTTCCTGTGGTTCCGGGCCAAGCAGGAGGCTCTGAAGCAGGGCTGGCTGCACAAGAAGGGGGGCGGCTCGTCTACGCTGTCCCGCCGCAACTGGAAGCGCCGCTGGTTCGTGCTGCGGCAGAGCAAGCTCATGTACTTTGAGAATGACGGCgaggagaagatgaaggggGTGCTGGACATGCATAATGCCAA AGAGATCATTGATAACACCGGCAAGGAGAACGGAATCGACATCGTGATGCCGGAGAGGACGTACCATCTGATCGCCGAGTCCGCCGAGGACGCCAG CCAGTGGTTCAGCGTGCTGAGTCAGGTCCACGGCTCGACAGAACAGGAGATCAGAGAGATGCACGACGAGCAGGCCAACCCCCAGAATGCTGTG ggAACAATGGACGTTGGAATGATCGATTCGGTTTGTGCGTCGGACAATCCGGAGAG GCCAAACTCCTTCGTCATGATCACGGCGAACCGTGTGCTGCAGTGCAACGCCGACACGCCCGAGGAGATGCACCACTGGATCACTCTGCTGCAGCGCTCCAAAGGAGACACCCGCGTCGACGGACAGGAGTTCATCATCCGAG GCTGGTTGCACAAAGAGATGAAGAACAGCACCAAAGCCTCGCTGAAGCTGAAGAAGCGCTGGTTCCTGCTTACCCACAATTCCCTGGACTACTATAAGAGCTCAGAGCGTAACGCCCTGAAGCTGGGAACGCTGGTGCTGAACAGCCTCTGCTCGGTGATTCAGCCCGATGAGAAGGTCTTCAAAGAGACCG GCTACTGGAACGTGATCGTGTACGGCCGCAAACACTCGTACCGTCTGTACTGTAAGCTGCTGAACGAGGCCACGCGTTGGGCCAACTCCATCCAGAACGTCATCGACACCAAAGCTCCCATCGACACGCCGACCCAGCAGCTCATCCAGGACGTCAAG GAGAACTGTCTGAACTCAGAGGTGGTGGAGCAGATCTACAAGAGGAACCCCATCCTGCGCTACAGCCACCACCCGCTGCACTcgccgctgctgccgctgcccTACGGAGACATCCACCTCAGCG GTCAGAGAAACAGAAGCTACACGACGCTGCAAGACGAAGCCCTCAAAGTGTTCAGCTCTCTGCAGCACCTGGAGGGCGTGGCCGACCCGGTGCCCGTCATCCAGGGCGTCCTGCAGACCGGCCAGGAGCTCAAACCTCTTCGGGACGAGCTCTTCTGCCAGCTGATCAAGCAGACGACGCGGCCGCCACAGCCTGGCAGCCCCGGGAACCTCTGCGGCTGGAAGATCCTGGCCTGCATGTCCTGCACCTTCGTCCCGACCAGGAGCATCCTCAGATACCTCAAGTTCCACCTGAAGAG GACTCGGGAGCTCTTCCCCGGCTCGGAGATGGATCGTTACGCCGCCTTCGCCCTCGACTCCCTGAGGAAGACCCGAGCCAGGGAGAACGTCCCGTCGCAGGAGGAGATCCGCTCCATCGTGGCCCGGCAGGACATGAGCACCACCGTTCACTGTCATGGAGGAGGATCCTGCAAGATCACCATCAACTCGCACACGACAGCCGGAGAG gtggtgGAGAAGCTGATCCGCGGTCTGGCCATGGAGGACAGCAGGAACATGTTTGCTCTGTTCGAACACAACGACACCACAGAGAAAGCCATCGAGAGCCGCACGGTGGTGGCCGACGTCCTCGCCAAGTTTGAGAA GCTCTCGGCCAGCGCAGACGAACAGAACACCGGCTGGAAGTTTTACTTCAAGCTGTACTGCTTCTTGGACACCGACAACGTTCCCAGAGACAGCGTGGAGTTCGCCTTCATGTTCGAGCAG GCCCACGAGGCCGTCATTCGCGGTCAGTATCCGGCCCCTGAGGAGACCCTTCAGTTCCTGGCTGCTCTGAGACTTCAGTACCTCCTGGGCGATCACAGCTCCCAGGTCAGCGTCCCCGAAATGTCCCAGGTGTTCCCCATGGCGCGACTGCGGGCCCGGGTGCAGAACTCGGCTAAGACGTTCGCTCCGGGCGCCGGCTCGGTGGCGGACCGCTCGGGGACGTCGGAGAGGAAACGCTCGAGCTTCCTGGAGGGAACGCTGAGGCGGAGCTTCAGGAGCGGCTCGCTGAGTCGgcagaagctggaggaggagaacagcCTGGAGGCGTGGATgagggaggaggcggcggcggtGAGGACCAGCGTGATGGACAAGTGGAAGAAGCTGCAGGGGATGAACCAGGAACAGGCCATGGTCAAATACATGACTCTGGTGAAGGAGTGGCAGGGGTACGGGTCCACGCTGTTCAACGTCGAG TGTCGGGACGGGGCGTTCCCCTCTGAGCTGTGGTTGGGGGTGAGCCGGGAGGCCATATCGGTGTACAAGCGAGGGGAGCCGTGGCCTCTGGAGGTTTTTCCGTACGAACAGATTCTCTCCTTCGGAGCGCCGCTGCCCAACGCCTACAAGATCGCCGTGGAGGGCCGAGAGCTGGTGTTTGAAACGCAAATG gtcaTGGACATCGCCAAACTCATGAAGGCCTACATCAGCATGATCGTCAAGAAGCGCTACAGCAACTGTCAGTCCGTCAGCAGCCATGGCAGCCAGTGCAGCGCCTGGTGA